A window from Solanum stenotomum isolate F172 chromosome 7, ASM1918654v1, whole genome shotgun sequence encodes these proteins:
- the LOC125871560 gene encoding actin-related protein 9 isoform X3 translates to MDYPKTAVPTNIFTERGSNIVVINPGSANIRIGLAQHDTPFNIPHCISRRTSQLPKRNAQDQMLNSQVTTAQHMERERAYDIVASLLRIPFLDEEVANSSYPRKMGRVDAYPLQNNMKEPAFTWTDVFEKSVPHSSTTEDVPNEGDTSESPTLKESKIKVEPNSSERKYREYICGEEALRIPPTEPYCLRRPIRRGHLNVSQYYPTQQVLEDLHTIWEWILVEKLHIPHHERNMYSAILVIPETFDNREIKEMLSIVLRDLRFGSAVVHQEGLAAVFGNGLSTACIVNLGAQVTSAICVEDGVVLPTTQISLRFGGEDISRCLLWTQRHHQTWPPIRTDALSKPVDLLMLNRLKESYCQIKEGEVEAVAMVHSYEDGMQPGSHKTRLTALNVPPMGLFYPMLLVPDVYPPPPRSWFNDYDDMLEDTWHMDFPGGGAYPMWESYPVFQTKPKKEDIIGLAEAITKSILLTGRIELQRKLFCSMQLIGGAALIYGLIPAVEERVLHAIPSHEAIDTVEVLQSRTNPAFVSWKGGAILGILDISREAWIHREDWIKNGIHIGSGRKYKDSCYLQAQAMCYLNS, encoded by the exons ATG GATTACCCTAAAACAGCAGTTCCTACTAACATCTTCACTGAACGCGGGTCCAATATCGTCGTCATCAATCCAG GTTCCGCAAATATTAGAATAGGATTGGCTCAACATGACACTCCATTCAATATACCTCATTGCATTTCCCGTCGCACTAGTCAGTTACCGAAACGAAATGCTCAAGATCAA ATGCTGAATTCTCAGGTTACAACTGCACAGCATATGGAACGGGAAAGAGCGTATGACATT gtTGCGTCGCTATTGAGAATTCCATTTTTGGATGAGGAGGTAGCTAACAGTTCTTATCCACGCAAG ATGGGGCGTGTAGACGCATATCCTCTGCAAAATAACATGAAAGAGCCAGCGTTCACTTGGACTGATGTTTTCGAGAAAAGTGTCCCTCATTCTTCAACAACAG AAGATGTACCCAACGAGGGCGATACCAGCGAGTCGCCCACTCTGAAGGAAAGCAAGATTAAGGTTGAACCTAATTCCAGTGAACGTAAATATAGAGAGTACATATGTGGAGAGGAAGCTTTAAGAATACCCCCAACTGAACCATATTGCTTGCGGCGTCCTATACGCCGAGGTCATCTGAATGTATCTCAATATTACCCGACGCAGCAG GTTCTCGAAGACCTGCATACTATATGGGAGTGGATTTTGGTTGAGAAATTGCATATTCCTCATCATGAGAGAAACATGTATTCTGCAATCCTTGTTATTCCAGAGACATTTGACAATCGTG AAATCAAGGAAATGCTATCTATCGTGTTGCGTGACTTACGCTTTGGTTCAGCAGTAGTCCACCAG GAAGGTCTTGCTGCAGTTTTTGGAAATGGTTTATCAACAGCATGCATTGTCAACCTAGGAGCTCAAGTGACATCTGCTATCTGTGTTGAG GATGGAGTGGTTCTACCCACAACACAGATATCTTTACGGTTTGGTGGAGAG GATATATCAAGATGCCTTCTCTGGACTCAGAGGCATCATCAAACATGGCCACCTATTCGGACTGATGCCCTGTCAAAGCCTGTAGATTTGCTGATGCTTAACAGACTTAAGGAGTCCTACTGTCAGAtcaaa GAGGGGGAAGTAGAAGCTGTTGCTATGGTACATTCATATGAAGATGGAATGCAACCTGGATCTCATAAGACTAGGCTGACTGCTCTTAAT GTTCCCCCAATGGGTTTATTTTACCCAATGCTTTTGGTTCCAGATGTCTATCCTCCGCCACCCCGCTCTTG GTTTAACGATTATGATGATATGCTTGAGGACACATGGCACATGGACTTCCCTGGTGGTGGTGCATATCCGATGTGGGAGAGCTACCCAGTTTTCCAAACAAAGCCAAAGAAAGAAGATATTATTGGACTTGCTGAAGCTATTACAAAGAGCATTCTTTTGACAG GGCGTATTGAGCTACAGAGAAAGTTGTTTTGCAGCATGCAATTG ATTGGTGGAGCTGCATTGATTTATGGTCTCATTCCTGCTGTGGAGGAAAG AGTTTTACATGCAATCCCTTCACATGAAGCAATTGACACTGTGGAG GTCTTGCAATCGAGAACAAATCCAGCATTTGTGTCGTGGAAAGGCGGAGCA ATCCTCGGAATTCTTGATATTAGTAGGGAGGCCTGGATTCATCGTGAGGACTGGATTAAAAATGGAATTCACATTGGCAGTGGGAGAAAGTATAAGGATTCATGTTATCTTCAAGCACAGGCAATGTGCTATCTGAATTCATAA
- the LOC125871562 gene encoding 1-aminocyclopropane-1-carboxylate oxidase homolog produces MVQQIQDTSSSNYDKKRELKVFDDTKAGVKGLVDAGITQVPRIFIHPEVSSSGPSPSFEETHFVFPIIDLENINKDPIKHKEIVKKVGDASETWGFFQVINHGIPMSVLDEMLRGARGFFEQDIDVKKKYYHRDYTRRVVYNSNFDLYSPKALAVNWRDSLYSTMGPEPFNPEELPEACREIVMEYSHHVMKMGCTLLELLSESLGLKTSHLKEMECSEGLSILCNYYPSCPQPELTIGLSKHTDNDFFTILLQDHIGGLQVLHHNHWVDVPPTPGALVINIGDVLQLISNDKYKSVDHRALSNKIGPRISIASFFSSGSLPSSKLYGPIEELLSENNPPKYRAATLKDFYDYFSQKGLDGTSNLSHYKI; encoded by the exons ATGGTACAACAAATTCAAGACACATCCTCATCAAACTATGATAAAAAGAGAGAACTAAAAGTCTTTGATGACACAAAAGCCGGTGTTAAAGGCCTTGTTGATGCTGGAATTACTCAGGTGCCTCGGATATTCATCCATCCAGAGGTCTCAAGCTCGGGGCCTTCCCCGAGCTTTGAGGAAACACATTTTGTTTTTCCAATAATAGATCTCGAAAACATCAATAAAGATCCTATCAAGCACAAAGAGATTGTTAAAAAAGTTGGTGATGCTTCAGAGACATGGGGATTCTTCCAAGTGATCAATCATGGTATTCCAATGTCAGTCCTGGATGAAATGCTACGAGGAGCACGAGGTTTCTTCGAGCAAGATATTGAcgttaaaaagaaatattatcaTCGCGATTATACGAGGAGAGTGGTGTACAATAgcaattttgatttgtatagtCCTAAAGCTTTAGCAGTAAATTGGAGAGACTCACTTTATTCTACTATGGGTCCTGAGCCTTTTAACCCTGAGGAATTGCCTGAGGCTTGCAG GGAAATAGTAATGGAGTACTCACATCATGTAATGAAAATGGGATGCACTTTGCTTGAGTTACTCTCAGAGTCTCTTGGTCTAAAAACAAGTCATCTCAAAGAAATGGAATGTTCAGAGGGTCTTAGCATTTTGTGCAATTACTATCCATCATGTCCACAGCCAGAATTAACCATAGGTCTTAGCAAACATACAGACAATGACTTCTTCACAATCCTTCTACAAGATCATATTGGAGGTCTCCAAGTTCTTCATCACAATCATTGGGTTGATGTTCCTCCTACACCAGGAGCTTTAGTTATCAATATCGGAGACGTTCTCCAG CTCATATCAAATGACAAGTACAAAAGTGTAGATCATAGAGCATTGTCAAACAAAATTGGTCCAAGAATATCAATAGCAAGCTTCTTCAGCTCAGGGTCATTGCCATCTTCCAAACTCTATGGACCAATTGAGGAGTTGCTATCAGAAAACAATCCCCCAAAGTATCGCGCAGCGACATTGAAggacttttatgattatttcaGCCAGAAAGGACTTGATGGAACTTCAAATCTATCTCACTACAAAATCTAA
- the LOC125871560 gene encoding actin-related protein 9 isoform X2, with protein sequence MDYPKTAVPTNIFTERGSNIVVINPGSANIRIGLAQHDTPFNIPHCISRRTSQLPKRNAQDQMLNSQVTTAQHMERERAYDIVASLLRIPFLDEEVANSSYPRKMGRVDAYPLQNNMKEPAFTWTDVFEKSVPHSSTTEEDVPNEGDTSESPTLKESKIKVEPNSSERKYREYICGEEALRIPPTEPYCLRRPIRRGHLNVSQYYPTQQVLEDLHTIWEWILVEKLHIPHHERNMYSAILVIPETFDNREIKEMLSIVLRDLRFGSAVVHQEGLAAVFGNGLSTACIVNLGAQVTSAICVEDGVVLPTTQISLRFGGEDISRCLLWTQRHHQTWPPIRTDALSKPVDLLMLNRLKESYCQIKEGEVEAVAMVHSYEDGMQPGSHKTRLTALNVPPMGLFYPMLLVPDVYPPPPRSWFNDYDDMLEDTWHMDFPGGGAYPMWESYPVFQTKPKKEDIIGLAEAITKSILLTGRIELQRKLFCSMQLIGGAALIYGLIPAVEERVLHAIPSHEAIDTVEVLQSRTNPAFVSWKGGAILGILDISREAWIHREDWIKNGIHIGSGRKYKDSCYLQAQAMCYLNS encoded by the exons ATG GATTACCCTAAAACAGCAGTTCCTACTAACATCTTCACTGAACGCGGGTCCAATATCGTCGTCATCAATCCAG GTTCCGCAAATATTAGAATAGGATTGGCTCAACATGACACTCCATTCAATATACCTCATTGCATTTCCCGTCGCACTAGTCAGTTACCGAAACGAAATGCTCAAGATCAA ATGCTGAATTCTCAGGTTACAACTGCACAGCATATGGAACGGGAAAGAGCGTATGACATT gtTGCGTCGCTATTGAGAATTCCATTTTTGGATGAGGAGGTAGCTAACAGTTCTTATCCACGCAAG ATGGGGCGTGTAGACGCATATCCTCTGCAAAATAACATGAAAGAGCCAGCGTTCACTTGGACTGATGTTTTCGAGAAAAGTGTCCCTCATTCTTCAACAACAG AAGAAGATGTACCCAACGAGGGCGATACCAGCGAGTCGCCCACTCTGAAGGAAAGCAAGATTAAGGTTGAACCTAATTCCAGTGAACGTAAATATAGAGAGTACATATGTGGAGAGGAAGCTTTAAGAATACCCCCAACTGAACCATATTGCTTGCGGCGTCCTATACGCCGAGGTCATCTGAATGTATCTCAATATTACCCGACGCAGCAG GTTCTCGAAGACCTGCATACTATATGGGAGTGGATTTTGGTTGAGAAATTGCATATTCCTCATCATGAGAGAAACATGTATTCTGCAATCCTTGTTATTCCAGAGACATTTGACAATCGTG AAATCAAGGAAATGCTATCTATCGTGTTGCGTGACTTACGCTTTGGTTCAGCAGTAGTCCACCAG GAAGGTCTTGCTGCAGTTTTTGGAAATGGTTTATCAACAGCATGCATTGTCAACCTAGGAGCTCAAGTGACATCTGCTATCTGTGTTGAG GATGGAGTGGTTCTACCCACAACACAGATATCTTTACGGTTTGGTGGAGAG GATATATCAAGATGCCTTCTCTGGACTCAGAGGCATCATCAAACATGGCCACCTATTCGGACTGATGCCCTGTCAAAGCCTGTAGATTTGCTGATGCTTAACAGACTTAAGGAGTCCTACTGTCAGAtcaaa GAGGGGGAAGTAGAAGCTGTTGCTATGGTACATTCATATGAAGATGGAATGCAACCTGGATCTCATAAGACTAGGCTGACTGCTCTTAAT GTTCCCCCAATGGGTTTATTTTACCCAATGCTTTTGGTTCCAGATGTCTATCCTCCGCCACCCCGCTCTTG GTTTAACGATTATGATGATATGCTTGAGGACACATGGCACATGGACTTCCCTGGTGGTGGTGCATATCCGATGTGGGAGAGCTACCCAGTTTTCCAAACAAAGCCAAAGAAAGAAGATATTATTGGACTTGCTGAAGCTATTACAAAGAGCATTCTTTTGACAG GGCGTATTGAGCTACAGAGAAAGTTGTTTTGCAGCATGCAATTG ATTGGTGGAGCTGCATTGATTTATGGTCTCATTCCTGCTGTGGAGGAAAG AGTTTTACATGCAATCCCTTCACATGAAGCAATTGACACTGTGGAG GTCTTGCAATCGAGAACAAATCCAGCATTTGTGTCGTGGAAAGGCGGAGCA ATCCTCGGAATTCTTGATATTAGTAGGGAGGCCTGGATTCATCGTGAGGACTGGATTAAAAATGGAATTCACATTGGCAGTGGGAGAAAGTATAAGGATTCATGTTATCTTCAAGCACAGGCAATGTGCTATCTGAATTCATAA
- the LOC125871568 gene encoding uncharacterized protein LOC125871568, with the protein MAALSFIGRVFFVSVFVLSAYQEFSEFGSDGGPAAKALGPKFNVLSKHVATHIGFVLPHVEMKHLILGAIVLKSLGSLLFIFGSSVGALLLLIHQAVASPVLYDFYNYDVDKKEFVQLFFKFSQNLALLGALLFFIGMKNSIPRRSSSSSSKKKGPKAKAN; encoded by the exons ATGGCGGCCCTATCATTCATTGGAAGAGTTTTCTTCGTATCCGTCTTCGTTCTCTCCGCTTATCAAGA GTTCAGTGAATTTGGGTCTGATGGCGGGCCAGCAGCGAAGGCATTAGGACCAAAGTTTAATGTTTTGTCAAAGCATGTGGCAACACACATCGGATTTGTATTACCCCATGTAGAG ATGAAACATCTTATTTTGGGGGCCATAGTTTTGAAGAGTCTGGGAAGCCTTTTATTCATCTTCGGCAGCTCTGTTGGAGCTCTTCTTCTG CTGATACATCAGGCCGTTGCTTCCCCAGTCTTGTACGACTTCTACAACTATGATGTTGACAAGAAGGAATTTGTTCAACTCTTTTTCAAATTCTCTCAG AACTTGGCGTTGCTAGGTGCACTATTGTTTTTCATCGGCATGAAGAACTCAATTCCCAGGAGATCATCCTCCTCATCTTCAAAGAAGAAGGGTCCCAAGGCAAAAGCAAATTAA
- the LOC125871570 gene encoding uncharacterized protein At4g14450, chloroplastic-like, giving the protein MSINHRTSTGDRRNPSRLQRRAPASIQINRPTDWNVAIPLLSPLITSPASPDAGNLKSVINRLSNSNSNSSNSKKEEVKKELPVFKKWQHPAAPFCHEPAPLIQFLCTGTAVDRR; this is encoded by the coding sequence ATGTCAATCAACCACCGGACTTCCACCGGAGATCGCCGGAATCCTAGCCGGTTACAGCGTCGAGCACCGGCATCGATTCAAATCAACCGACCGACCGATTGGAATGTCGCTATACCGCTTTTATCGCCGTTGATTACTTCTCCGGCTTCTCCTGATGCCGGAAATCTGAAATCGGTGATTAATCGTCTCTCTAATTCTAACTCTAATTCGAGTAATAGTAAGAAAGAGGAGGTGAAGAAAGAGTTACCGGTGTTTAAGAAATGGCAACATCCAGCGGCGCCGTTTTGTCATGAACCGGCGCCGTTGATTCAGTTTTTGTGTACAGGAACCGCCGTTGATAGACGGTGA
- the LOC125871560 gene encoding actin-related protein 9 isoform X1 — protein MDYPKTAVPTNIFTERGSNIVVINPGSANIRIGLAQHDTPFNIPHCISRRTSQLPKRNAQDQMLNSQVTTAQHMERERAYDIVASLLRIPFLDEEVANSSYPRKMGRVDAYPLQNNMKEPAFTWTDVFEKSVPHSSTTAEEDVPNEGDTSESPTLKESKIKVEPNSSERKYREYICGEEALRIPPTEPYCLRRPIRRGHLNVSQYYPTQQVLEDLHTIWEWILVEKLHIPHHERNMYSAILVIPETFDNREIKEMLSIVLRDLRFGSAVVHQEGLAAVFGNGLSTACIVNLGAQVTSAICVEDGVVLPTTQISLRFGGEDISRCLLWTQRHHQTWPPIRTDALSKPVDLLMLNRLKESYCQIKEGEVEAVAMVHSYEDGMQPGSHKTRLTALNVPPMGLFYPMLLVPDVYPPPPRSWFNDYDDMLEDTWHMDFPGGGAYPMWESYPVFQTKPKKEDIIGLAEAITKSILLTGRIELQRKLFCSMQLIGGAALIYGLIPAVEERVLHAIPSHEAIDTVEVLQSRTNPAFVSWKGGAILGILDISREAWIHREDWIKNGIHIGSGRKYKDSCYLQAQAMCYLNS, from the exons ATG GATTACCCTAAAACAGCAGTTCCTACTAACATCTTCACTGAACGCGGGTCCAATATCGTCGTCATCAATCCAG GTTCCGCAAATATTAGAATAGGATTGGCTCAACATGACACTCCATTCAATATACCTCATTGCATTTCCCGTCGCACTAGTCAGTTACCGAAACGAAATGCTCAAGATCAA ATGCTGAATTCTCAGGTTACAACTGCACAGCATATGGAACGGGAAAGAGCGTATGACATT gtTGCGTCGCTATTGAGAATTCCATTTTTGGATGAGGAGGTAGCTAACAGTTCTTATCCACGCAAG ATGGGGCGTGTAGACGCATATCCTCTGCAAAATAACATGAAAGAGCCAGCGTTCACTTGGACTGATGTTTTCGAGAAAAGTGTCCCTCATTCTTCAACAACAG CAGAAGAAGATGTACCCAACGAGGGCGATACCAGCGAGTCGCCCACTCTGAAGGAAAGCAAGATTAAGGTTGAACCTAATTCCAGTGAACGTAAATATAGAGAGTACATATGTGGAGAGGAAGCTTTAAGAATACCCCCAACTGAACCATATTGCTTGCGGCGTCCTATACGCCGAGGTCATCTGAATGTATCTCAATATTACCCGACGCAGCAG GTTCTCGAAGACCTGCATACTATATGGGAGTGGATTTTGGTTGAGAAATTGCATATTCCTCATCATGAGAGAAACATGTATTCTGCAATCCTTGTTATTCCAGAGACATTTGACAATCGTG AAATCAAGGAAATGCTATCTATCGTGTTGCGTGACTTACGCTTTGGTTCAGCAGTAGTCCACCAG GAAGGTCTTGCTGCAGTTTTTGGAAATGGTTTATCAACAGCATGCATTGTCAACCTAGGAGCTCAAGTGACATCTGCTATCTGTGTTGAG GATGGAGTGGTTCTACCCACAACACAGATATCTTTACGGTTTGGTGGAGAG GATATATCAAGATGCCTTCTCTGGACTCAGAGGCATCATCAAACATGGCCACCTATTCGGACTGATGCCCTGTCAAAGCCTGTAGATTTGCTGATGCTTAACAGACTTAAGGAGTCCTACTGTCAGAtcaaa GAGGGGGAAGTAGAAGCTGTTGCTATGGTACATTCATATGAAGATGGAATGCAACCTGGATCTCATAAGACTAGGCTGACTGCTCTTAAT GTTCCCCCAATGGGTTTATTTTACCCAATGCTTTTGGTTCCAGATGTCTATCCTCCGCCACCCCGCTCTTG GTTTAACGATTATGATGATATGCTTGAGGACACATGGCACATGGACTTCCCTGGTGGTGGTGCATATCCGATGTGGGAGAGCTACCCAGTTTTCCAAACAAAGCCAAAGAAAGAAGATATTATTGGACTTGCTGAAGCTATTACAAAGAGCATTCTTTTGACAG GGCGTATTGAGCTACAGAGAAAGTTGTTTTGCAGCATGCAATTG ATTGGTGGAGCTGCATTGATTTATGGTCTCATTCCTGCTGTGGAGGAAAG AGTTTTACATGCAATCCCTTCACATGAAGCAATTGACACTGTGGAG GTCTTGCAATCGAGAACAAATCCAGCATTTGTGTCGTGGAAAGGCGGAGCA ATCCTCGGAATTCTTGATATTAGTAGGGAGGCCTGGATTCATCGTGAGGACTGGATTAAAAATGGAATTCACATTGGCAGTGGGAGAAAGTATAAGGATTCATGTTATCTTCAAGCACAGGCAATGTGCTATCTGAATTCATAA